One window from the genome of uncultured Tateyamaria sp. encodes:
- the modC gene encoding molybdenum ABC transporter ATP-binding protein, whose translation MTLSVSLRHRFGDFALDIGFEAGPGVTALFGRSGAGKTTIVNAIAGLLRPDHAQITLDGIRFDTLPVHRRRVGYVFQDARLFPHLSVADNLDYAGRFGARARDRPRIIEMLGIGALLERRPATLSGGERQRVALGRALLSDPRLLLMDEPLAALDAPRKAEILPYLDRLKAETGVPILYVSHAVDEVARLADTMVLLAHGRVARAGPLFDVMADPAAVPLLGVREAGAVLRARVTAHDDDGLSTLALAAGSVQLLGVQAPVGAEVRLRVLAQDVLLSLTEPAGLSAQNILPVTITAIRAGDGPGAAIALDAGGDALLARVTARAVHRMGLTEGQHLFAVIKATSVAQSAISGAAT comes from the coding sequence ATGACGCTGTCGGTCTCCCTGCGCCACCGGTTCGGTGACTTTGCGCTTGATATCGGCTTCGAGGCGGGACCGGGGGTGACGGCGCTGTTTGGCCGGTCCGGTGCAGGCAAGACAACCATCGTCAATGCCATTGCCGGGCTGTTGCGGCCCGATCATGCGCAGATCACCCTGGATGGCATCCGCTTTGACACCCTGCCCGTGCACAGGCGCCGGGTTGGATACGTGTTTCAGGACGCGCGCCTGTTTCCCCATCTGAGTGTCGCCGACAATCTGGATTATGCAGGTCGGTTCGGTGCGCGGGCCAGGGACCGTCCCCGTATCATCGAGATGCTGGGGATCGGCGCCCTGCTGGAGCGTCGCCCGGCCACCCTGTCCGGGGGGGAAAGACAGCGCGTGGCGCTTGGGCGCGCTTTGCTGTCCGATCCGCGCCTGTTGCTGATGGACGAACCGCTTGCGGCGCTCGACGCCCCCCGCAAGGCCGAGATCCTGCCCTATCTCGACCGGCTCAAGGCCGAAACCGGTGTGCCCATTCTCTATGTCAGTCACGCGGTGGACGAGGTGGCGCGTCTGGCCGACACCATGGTGCTGTTGGCCCACGGCCGCGTGGCGCGCGCCGGGCCGCTGTTCGATGTGATGGCGGATCCCGCCGCGGTCCCCCTTCTGGGCGTGCGCGAGGCAGGCGCGGTCCTGCGGGCCCGTGTGACCGCACATGACGATGACGGGCTCAGCACGCTGGCGCTGGCGGCGGGGTCGGTGCAGCTCTTGGGGGTGCAGGCCCCTGTCGGCGCAGAGGTACGGTTGCGCGTGCTGGCGCAGGATGTGCTTTTGTCGCTGACCGAACCTGCGGGATTGAGTGCGCAGAACATCCTGCCCGTGACCATCACCGCGATCCGTGCAGGCGACGGGCCGGGGGCTGCGATTGCACTGGATGCGGGCGGGGACGCGCTGTTGGCGCGGGTGACCGCCCGGGCCGTGCACCGCATGGGCCTGACCGAGGGGCAGCACCTGTTTGCAGTGATCAAGGCCACGTCCGTGGCCCAATCGGCCATTTCGGGCGCGGCTACCTGA
- a CDS encoding EcsC family protein — protein MNEIIVVPDPVDAEAEVERLARRYKAAGGLGIQLLNALGTQADGLLGRLPEPVRNQLNEATRAALTQALSAASTSRGVVPDQAEWLNATVSAAMGAAGGFGGLPTALAELPVTTTLLLRVIEGVAEDHGFDPQAASVRFDCVQVFAAAGPLDHDDGSDIAFLSARMALSGAAMQALIARVAPRLAVVLGQKLAAQAVPLLGAAAGAAINFSYTKYYTDMAHVHFGLRRLAVEADQPHAVMVDRLRREVLALR, from the coding sequence ATGAACGAGATCATAGTTGTGCCCGACCCGGTGGATGCAGAAGCGGAAGTCGAGCGCCTCGCCCGGCGCTACAAGGCGGCTGGCGGCCTTGGTATCCAGCTGCTCAATGCGCTGGGCACGCAGGCTGACGGGTTGCTGGGGCGCTTGCCCGAACCGGTGCGCAACCAGTTGAACGAGGCCACCCGCGCGGCCCTGACCCAGGCGCTGAGCGCGGCAAGCACGTCGCGCGGTGTCGTCCCCGATCAGGCCGAGTGGCTGAACGCCACGGTCAGCGCGGCCATGGGAGCGGCGGGCGGATTTGGCGGCCTGCCGACGGCGCTGGCCGAATTGCCGGTGACAACGACGCTGCTGTTGCGCGTGATCGAAGGGGTCGCCGAAGACCACGGGTTTGATCCGCAGGCCGCATCGGTGCGGTTCGACTGCGTACAGGTCTTTGCCGCGGCGGGCCCGCTGGATCATGATGACGGGTCTGATATCGCCTTTCTGTCGGCCCGGATGGCGCTGTCGGGGGCTGCGATGCAGGCGCTGATCGCCCGGGTGGCACCGCGCCTTGCCGTGGTGCTGGGACAGAAGCTGGCGGCCCAGGCCGTGCCGCTGCTGGGGGCCGCGGCGGGTGCGGCGATCAATTTCAGCTACACCAAGTACTACACCGACATGGCGCATGTGCATTTCGGCCTGCGCCGTCTGGCGGTGGAGGCCGATCAGCCGCACGCCGTGATGGTGGACCGGTTGCGGCGCGAGGTGCTGGCGCTCAGGTAG